CCGGCGCTCTTCGCAACCGCACCGTAAGCTCACTCATCAAGACCGGCTGAGGGATTAGGCCCTTTGACGCCGGGGCAACCATCGGGTTCCGCCCGAAACGGTGCCAACTCCTGCGGGGCCCTTTCGGGCCGCGAGAGATGAGTGGAGCGTCGACGAGGCGACGCGCCACGGGTCTGTCACTGCATGGGTTTCGGGGTGAGCCGGAACCGCGCGTGATTGTTGAGACCCATGACCCTGGCCCTGATTTCCATCGACGCACCCGAAGAGCCTTCCTGTCAGGCCGCCGCGCCTGCGACCAGGGCTGCGCGCCGTCCGTCCGAACTGCTGCAACGCGACGGCGCCCACGACGTCGTGGTTCCGATTCCGGACGGTTTCGAGCTGGATTTCGGCGGAACCCTGACCCAGAAACAGGTCGTCGGCCGCCTGCACGGCAAGGCGAACGCCCCCCTGATCGTGGTCGCGGGCGGGATTTCCGCCGACCGCTACGTCCACCGCACCGAGACCAAGGGCCTGGGCTGGTGGTCCGGCGCCGTGGGCGTGCGCGCCCCCATCGACCTGACCCGGTTCCGCGTCCTGGCCTTTGATTTCGCGCCGGAATTTGGCGACGGCGTCACCGAGCCCAAAGCGCCGCTGACCATCACCACCCAGGATCAGGCGCGCCTCCTGGCCCTGCTGCTGGATCACCTGGGCGTCGAGAAGGTCGCCGCCTTCATCGGCTGCTCCTACGGCGGCATGATCGCCCTGGCCTTCGGCGAGCTCTTTCCCGACTGGGCCGAGCAGCTGGTGGTGGTGTCCGCCGCCCACCGCCCTCACCCGCTGGCCACGGCCTGGCGTGGCATCCAGCGCCGCATCCTGCAACTGGGCCTCGAGACCGGCCGGGTGGATCAGGCGATCGGCCTGGCGCGCGAACTGGCCATGACCACCTATCGCACCCAGGAGGAGTTCGGCGACCGCTTCGATTCCGAGGCCCCCAGCCATGCCGGCCAGGCCTATCCCGTCTGCGACTATCTGACGTCGCGCGGCCGAGCCTATCGCGACCGCACCACCCCCTCGCGCTGGCTGACCCTGTCGGACTCCATCGACCGCCACCGGGTCGAGCCCGAGGCGATCAGCGCCCCCGTCACCCTGGTCGGCTTCACCACCGACCGCCTGTGCCCCATCGACGACATGCGAGAGCTGGCCGACCGCCTGCCCAACCTCTGGCGCTTCGAACAGCACGCTTCCGTCTACGGCCACGACGCCTTCCTGAAGGAAGACGCGCTGGTCGGCGACATTCTGACTTCCGTACTGAAGGACATCGACCAATGAGCCGCGCCCGTCCCGCCGATCCCCGCACCATCGCCGCCCGCTCGGGCGTCGATACGGACACGGCCCACGGCGCGGTCATGCCGGCCCTTTATCTGTCGTCCAACTATTCCTTCGCCGCCTTCGGCCAGCCGCGCAAATACGACTATTCGCGCTCGGGCAATCCGACCCGCGACGTCCTGGCCGAGACCCTGGCCGAGCTGGAAGGCGGCGCCGGTTGCGTGGTCACCGCCACCGGCATGGCGGCGGTCGACCTGCCGCTGAGCCTGCTGGAGCCGGGCGACCTGCTGATCGCCCCGCACGACTGCTACGGCGGCACCCACCGCCTGCTGACCGCCCGGGCGAAGAAAGGCCATTTCCGCGTCGCCTTCGTCGATCAGAACGACGGCCCGGCACTGGACGCCGCCCTGGCCGACGGCGCCAGGCTGGTGCTGATCGAGACCCCGTCCAACCCGCTGCTGCGCGTGGTCGACGTGGCCGACGTCTGTCGCCGCGCCCACGCCGTCGGGGCCAAGGTGGTGTGCGACAACACCTTCCTGTCGCCCGCCCTGCAGCGCCCGCTGGAGCTGGGCGCCGACATCGTCGTCCACTCGACCACCAAATACATCAACGGCCATTCCGACGTGGTCGGCGGCGCCGTGATCGCGGCCGATCCGGCCGATCATGAACAGTTGGCCTGGTGGGCCAACTGCCTGGGCGTCACCGGCTCGCCGTTCGACGCCTATCAGACCCTGCGAGGCCTGCGCACCCTGTTCACCCGCATCGAGCGCCAGCAGGCCACGGCCGGCCTGGTCGCGGCGGCGCTGGAGCAGCATCCGGCGGTGAAGGCGGTTCACTATCCGGGCCTGGCGTCCCATCCCGGCCACGCCCTGGCGACGCGTCAGCAGTCAGGGCCGGGCGCCATGCTCAGCTTCGAGCTGACCGGCGGGACCGAGGCCGTCTGCGCCGTCATCGAGCAGCTGGACGTCTTCACCCTGGCGGAATCCCTGGGCGGCGTCGAAAGCCTGATCGCCCACCCGGCCACCATGACCCACGCGGCCATGACGCCCGAGGCCCGCGTGACGGCGGGCATCACAGACGGCCTGCTGCGCCTGTCGGTCGGACTGGAGCATCAGGACGACATCCTGGCCGACCTGGTGCAGGCGCTGGACGCGGTGACGCTGAAGGCGGCGGCGTAATCGGCGAAGTGCGCGCCTCTCCCTCCCCGTCCCGGGGAGGGTGGTCGCAGCGAAGCGGAGACCGGGTGGGGAGGGCCAGGCGATCCTGGGCTCGGCGCTTGAATAGCCCTGCCGCCCCCACCCGGCTTGGCTGCTCCGCGCCGCCCTCCGGGTCGGCCTGACGGCCTCAGCCACCCTCCCCGGGACGGGGAGGGAGAATTTGGCGCTTACGCCACGGCCCGCGCCAGGGCCTCCATCCGGCCGCGCGCGTCCAGGTCGCGCGTGTCGTCCAGGGCGAACTGTCCCATCATGCGGTCCAGCTCGACCGCGTCGGCGGCCAGGGCGTGGCTGGCGGCGGTCGACTGCTCGACCATGGCCGCATTCTGCTGCGTGACCTGATCCATCTGGGTGACGGCGATGTTGACCTGCTGCAGGCCGCTGGCCTGTTCCTTCGAGGAGGCGGCGATCTCTTCGGCGATGACGGTCAGGCGCTGGATCTGGTCGGCGATGCGCTCCAGCGCATGGCCCGTGTCGCCGACCAGGGCGACGCCCTCGCCGACCTGGCGGCCCGAGGCGGTGATCAGGGTCTTGATCTCCTTGGCCGCTTCGGCCGAGCGCTGGGCCAGGGCCCGCACTTCCGAAGCGACGACGGCGAAGCCGCGACCGGCGTCGCCCGCGCGCGCCGCCTCGACGCCGGCATTCAGGGCCAGAAGGTTGGTCTGGAAGGCGATCTCGTCGATCACGCCGATGATGGCGCCGATCTCGGAGGACGAACGCTCGATCTCGCCCATGGCGGCGATGGCGCGGCCCACCACGGCCTGCCCCTCGACCGCCTCGGACCGAGCCCCGCGGACCACGCCGCCGGCCTCGACCGCGCCCTCGGCCGAACGGGCCACGGTGGCGGTGATCTGCTCCAGGGCGGCGGCCGTTTCTTCCAGGCTGGCCGCCTGCTGCTCGGTGCGGCGCGACAGATCATCCGACGCATGGCTGATCTCCCGCGCGCTGGAGCCGATGGCGCCCGCGCGTTCGACGATGATCCGCATCACGCCCTGCAGCTTGTCCATCGCCGCGTTGAAGTCGATGCGCAGCGCCTCATAGGCGGGCGGAAAGGACTCGGTCAGGCGGAAGGCCAGCTGGCCGTGCGACAGCCGCTCCAGCCCGCGAGCCACCCCCTCGACCACACGGGCCTGCTGGCGGGCGGTCTCGGCGCTGCGCGCGGCCTGCTCCTGGCGTTCCTGCTCGGCGGCCAGCCGGGCGGCCTCCGTCTCGGCCTCCAGACGCACCTTCTCCTCGGCGTTCTGCTTGAAGGTCAGCACGGCGCCGGCCATGCGGCCGATCTCGTCACGACGCCCGACGGCCGGGACGACGACGTTCAGATCGCCGCCGGCCAGGCGCGTCATGGCGCGAGTCATGGCCTCGACCGGGCGGCTGAGGGCGCCGATCAGCCACAGGGCGGCGCCCACGGCGATGATCAGGGCCAGGAAGCCGCCGATGCCGAAGGCGACATAGGCCTGGGTGAAGGCCGCGGCCTTGGCCCTTTCACGCTGGGCCGCGACGACCGATTCCTTTTCCTGGATGGCGGCGACGCTCGCGCGGATGTCGAAAAGGCGCGCCGAGGCCTTGAGGTTCGCCAGCGCCTGGGCGTGGGTCGCCGGATCGCGCGCCAGGGCGATCTCCTTTTCGGCGCTCTGGCGGAAGGCGTCGCCCCCGACCTTCAGCGCATCCTGTTCGGCCCGATAGGCGCCCGTCGCATCGACCGCCGCCAGATCGGCCAGACGGGCGGTGTAGCGCGCCGTGGCCTCCTGATAGTGGGCCAGGAACTCCTCGTCGCGGGTTGCGACGAAGCCGCGCAGGCCGTTCTGCTGCTCGACCGACGCGGTCTGGATCAGGTCGGTCGTCTTGAAGATCGCGTTCGAGGCCGCGTCGGCCGCGTCGGCGCGCTGCAGAGCCGCGACGGCCCAAAGGACGACAAGCGTCGCCAAGCCGCACGCGCCGATCACGGCGGCGAAGGACGCCATCAGCTTCTTGGGAACAGAAAGATTTTGCAGCATGGTCAGGCAACTCGGCAGGAGGTCAGAATTTCTGACTAGCCGCGAGGGGGTTCGCCAAGTGTTAGCGCCCGCGTGGGGGCATCTACGTAGTCGCGCTCACAGCGCCTTCAGCACCACCGACAGAGCCGTCAGCAGCAGATAAGCGGCAAAGGCCCGGCGCAGAAGACGCCGGTCCAGCCGGTGCGCCAGCCGCGCCCCATAGGGAGCCGTCAACGCCGTCAGCAGCCCCATGATCACCGCCGCCGGCACGTTGACATAGCCCAGCGACAGCGGCGGCCTCCCCGGCGCGTCCCAGCCGAAGGCCGCGAAGCCCAGGGCCGCCGTCGCCCCGATGGCCAGGCCGAAGCCCGAGGCCGTCGCCACCGCCTGATGGATCGGCCGTCCGCACAGGGTCATGGTCATGCCGCCGAAACTGCCGCCGCCGACGCCCATCATGGCCGACAGCAGGCCGATCATCGTGCCGACGCCGCGCCGTCCCCAGCCGGTCGGCAAATCCTTGCGCAGGGTATAGCGCTCGGGCATCAGCCCCATCTGCAGGGCGACCAGCAGCAGGCAGACGCCGTAGACGACGGCGAGGCCCTCCATGGAGACCACCCCCGCGATCGCCGCCCCGACCAGGCCGCCGAACGCCACCCAGGGCGTCCAGGTCTTCAACACCTGCTCGTCCACCGCCCCGTGCGCCCGGTGCGTCGCCAGCGACCGCAGCGAAGTGGCGACGATGGTCAGCAGGGAGGTGCCGATGGCGACGTGCAAATTGCTCTCGCCGCCCACGCCCAGCACCGAGAAGGCGTAGAAGAGGGCGGGCACCAGCACCGTGCCGCCGCCGACTCCGAACAGGCCGCCGATCACGCCCGCGATCGCCCCCGCCCCGGCCAGGGCGGCGAGCATGAGCACGAGTTCGGACAGGGG
The nucleotide sequence above comes from Brevundimonas naejangsanensis. Encoded proteins:
- the metX gene encoding homoserine O-succinyltransferase MetX, which codes for MTLALISIDAPEEPSCQAAAPATRAARRPSELLQRDGAHDVVVPIPDGFELDFGGTLTQKQVVGRLHGKANAPLIVVAGGISADRYVHRTETKGLGWWSGAVGVRAPIDLTRFRVLAFDFAPEFGDGVTEPKAPLTITTQDQARLLALLLDHLGVEKVAAFIGCSYGGMIALAFGELFPDWAEQLVVVSAAHRPHPLATAWRGIQRRILQLGLETGRVDQAIGLARELAMTTYRTQEEFGDRFDSEAPSHAGQAYPVCDYLTSRGRAYRDRTTPSRWLTLSDSIDRHRVEPEAISAPVTLVGFTTDRLCPIDDMRELADRLPNLWRFEQHASVYGHDAFLKEDALVGDILTSVLKDIDQ
- the metB gene encoding cystathionine gamma-synthase, translated to MSRARPADPRTIAARSGVDTDTAHGAVMPALYLSSNYSFAAFGQPRKYDYSRSGNPTRDVLAETLAELEGGAGCVVTATGMAAVDLPLSLLEPGDLLIAPHDCYGGTHRLLTARAKKGHFRVAFVDQNDGPALDAALADGARLVLIETPSNPLLRVVDVADVCRRAHAVGAKVVCDNTFLSPALQRPLELGADIVVHSTTKYINGHSDVVGGAVIAADPADHEQLAWWANCLGVTGSPFDAYQTLRGLRTLFTRIERQQATAGLVAAALEQHPAVKAVHYPGLASHPGHALATRQQSGPGAMLSFELTGGTEAVCAVIEQLDVFTLAESLGGVESLIAHPATMTHAAMTPEARVTAGITDGLLRLSVGLEHQDDILADLVQALDAVTLKAAA
- a CDS encoding methyl-accepting chemotaxis protein; its protein translation is MASFAAVIGACGLATLVVLWAVAALQRADAADAASNAIFKTTDLIQTASVEQQNGLRGFVATRDEEFLAHYQEATARYTARLADLAAVDATGAYRAEQDALKVGGDAFRQSAEKEIALARDPATHAQALANLKASARLFDIRASVAAIQEKESVVAAQRERAKAAAFTQAYVAFGIGGFLALIIAVGAALWLIGALSRPVEAMTRAMTRLAGGDLNVVVPAVGRRDEIGRMAGAVLTFKQNAEEKVRLEAETEAARLAAEQERQEQAARSAETARQQARVVEGVARGLERLSHGQLAFRLTESFPPAYEALRIDFNAAMDKLQGVMRIIVERAGAIGSSAREISHASDDLSRRTEQQAASLEETAAALEQITATVARSAEGAVEAGGVVRGARSEAVEGQAVVGRAIAAMGEIERSSSEIGAIIGVIDEIAFQTNLLALNAGVEAARAGDAGRGFAVVASEVRALAQRSAEAAKEIKTLITASGRQVGEGVALVGDTGHALERIADQIQRLTVIAEEIAASSKEQASGLQQVNIAVTQMDQVTQQNAAMVEQSTAASHALAADAVELDRMMGQFALDDTRDLDARGRMEALARAVA
- a CDS encoding sulfite exporter TauE/SafE family protein; translated protein: MTLPLSELVLMLAALAGAGAIAGVIGGLFGVGGGTVLVPALFYAFSVLGVGGESNLHVAIGTSLLTIVATSLRSLATHRAHGAVDEQVLKTWTPWVAFGGLVGAAIAGVVSMEGLAVVYGVCLLLVALQMGLMPERYTLRKDLPTGWGRRGVGTMIGLLSAMMGVGGGSFGGMTMTLCGRPIHQAVATASGFGLAIGATAALGFAAFGWDAPGRPPLSLGYVNVPAAVIMGLLTALTAPYGARLAHRLDRRLLRRAFAAYLLLTALSVVLKAL